TTCAGACAATTTATTACCTTAATTTTACTAGGCTCTTAATGGGGAGCAGTATAATGTATACACTAATTCGAATAATTAAACTTTAAGATTTTCAACTAGAAAGAATCCCAAAACAACAAGCTGTTAAGTTGTCTTTGTCTGGAACTTGAGTATAAAATGAGTTAGTCTCATGGTCAAAAGCAAACCCGAGTTGCCTTTGCTTATTTACGATGGTGATTGCGGAGTCTGTCGCCTCTGGGTGGACTACTGGAAGTCGTTGACCGGAGATAGAGTTAGATACGCTCCGTTTCAAAATGTTGCCGTAGATTTCCCCGAGATTCCTTCCGAGCATTTTAAAAAATTTGTTCATCTCATAACTCCTAATGGTGAGCTATTTAGAGGCGCTGAGGCTGTTTTCAGGATTTTGAGCTGCTGTCCGGGTAAGAGTTGGTTTCTATGGCTGTACGTGAGAATTCCTGGATTTTCATTTATATCCGAAGCTGTTTATCGTTCACTCGCATCACATCGATCTTTTTTCTACAAGGTCACTATGGCGCTTTGGGGCGAAAATCTTGGTCCTTATACATTCTTAATATCGCGCTGGGTGTTTCTGAGGGTTCTGGGAACGATTTATTTGATCGCTTTTTTTTCTTTCTTTACACAGACTCTTGGTCTTATAGGTAGTAATGGGATTCTGCCAGCGGATATTTTTTTAGGTTCATTGAAGATTAGCCTAGGATGGAAAGCGTATGTGGAGCTACCCACTCTAGCTTGGATAAATTACGGTGATGGATTTCTCCGATTTATCCCTTTTTGCGGAATGCTGTTTTCGTTGCTTCTCATCACGGGATTATTAACTGTGCCTGTTTTAATAATTCTATGGTTGCTATACCTTTCCCTGGTTAACATAGGCCAGGAATTTATGTCGTTTCAATGGGATGTCCTGCTTTTAGAAACGGGTTTTCTCGCGATCTTTTTAGCTCCATTGGCCGTTTTTGAAAGGACTACTAGCGGATCATCGCCCTCAAAAATTGTTCTGTGGCTTTTAAGATTCTTATTATTCCGTGTCATGTTTTCTTCGGGAATAGGTAAGATCGTCAGCGGAGATCCCACCTGGCGCGATTTCACCGCTCTCGCTTTTCATTATTACACGCAGCCGCTACCTACGCCAATTGCATGGTATATGTATCAGCTCCCACTTTGGTTCCAGAAAATTTCTGTTGGTTTTATGTATTTTGTTGAGATAGTGGTCCCGTTTTTCATTTTCGCTCCCAGGAGACTTCGGTTTTTCGCAGGAACCATGATCATATTTTTACAGGCTGTCATACTGCTCACGGGGAACTATACATTTTTTAATATGCTCACTATTGCGTTATGCATATTATTATTTGACGACTCATTTTTCAGGGCTATTTTGCCAACTAAATTCAAGATTCATACTGTTTCTCAACAGGCTTACATCAAATCTGGTTCCGGATTTTCAATGAAAAAACTTCCTGCCATTTTATTTTTCGTCTTTATGTTTGCCCTGGGATGTATCCAGGTTGGAAAGGCAGTGGTCGGTTATAGCAATATGCCGAGGGTTTTCCAAAATGTCATACGTTGGGTTTCGCCATATAGGATTGTAAATAGTTATGGACTGTTTACAGTAATGACCACCTTCCGCCCTGAGATTATTGTTGAGGGAAGCAATAATGGGAGAGAGTGGTACGAGTATGTTTTTAAATATAAGCCTGGGGATCTAAAGAGGCCGCTACCATGGGTAGCTCCACTCCAACCCAGACTCGATTGGCAAATGTGGTTCGCAGCACTGGGAAGCTATCGAGCTAATCCATGGTTTACTAATTTTATGTCGCAGATACTTGCGGGCTCACCGGAAGTTTTGAACCTTCTAGAAAAGAATCCCTTTCCTGAAAGTCCACCCAAGTATCTTCGTGCATCGGTTTATGAATATAATTTTACAAATCTAGAAACTAGGAGAACTACGGGTGA
Above is a genomic segment from Thermodesulfobacteriota bacterium containing:
- a CDS encoding lipase maturation factor family protein — its product is MVKSKPELPLLIYDGDCGVCRLWVDYWKSLTGDRVRYAPFQNVAVDFPEIPSEHFKKFVHLITPNGELFRGAEAVFRILSCCPGKSWFLWLYVRIPGFSFISEAVYRSLASHRSFFYKVTMALWGENLGPYTFLISRWVFLRVLGTIYLIAFFSFFTQTLGLIGSNGILPADIFLGSLKISLGWKAYVELPTLAWINYGDGFLRFIPFCGMLFSLLLITGLLTVPVLIILWLLYLSLVNIGQEFMSFQWDVLLLETGFLAIFLAPLAVFERTTSGSSPSKIVLWLLRFLLFRVMFSSGIGKIVSGDPTWRDFTALAFHYYTQPLPTPIAWYMYQLPLWFQKISVGFMYFVEIVVPFFIFAPRRLRFFAGTMIIFLQAVILLTGNYTFFNMLTIALCILLFDDSFFRAILPTKFKIHTVSQQAYIKSGSGFSMKKLPAILFFVFMFALGCIQVGKAVVGYSNMPRVFQNVIRWVSPYRIVNSYGLFTVMTTFRPEIIVEGSNNGREWYEYVFKYKPGDLKRPLPWVAPLQPRLDWQMWFAALGSYRANPWFTNFMSQILAGSPEVLNLLEKNPFPESPPKYLRASVYEYNFTNLETRRTTGDIWSRELKGLYLPVLSLRNN